The bacterium nucleotide sequence GGTGCGCGAGCAGACTGCCCCGGCCACGCACGAAGCTGGGCAGCCCCTGCGCCGTGATCCCCAGCGGATCGCTCAGCGCGAGGCCGACGCGCACACGCCCCGGATCGAGGCCCAGCACGCGGGGTCGCTCAACCAGCACGGCCACTCGATTCCGAGGCGATCAGGGAGACCGCCGTCGGCGGACAGCCCTGGAGCACGAGCAGCGTGCAGTCGTCCTCCGGCTCGCCGCGGGCGCTGAAGCGCGCGATGTCCGCCAGGAGCGCGGCGATCACGGCTTCCGGATCGCCGTTGAGCTTGCCCAGCGACTCCGCCAGCCGGTTGTCCGAGTACTGCTCGCCGGTCTCGTTCTCGGTCTCGCTCACCCCGTCGGTGAAGCAGACCAGACGGTCGCCGGCACCGAAGGGAATGCTGTAGGTCGCGAAGGGCAGGCCGGGAAAAGCGCCGAGCACGACGCCACCCTCCTGCAAGGGCACGGTGACGCCGCTCGCCCGCGTGAGCAATGGCGCCGGGTGGCCGGCCGAGGCGTACTCGAGCTGACCGGCTGCGCAGCGCAGGCGGCCCAGCCAGAGCGTGATGAAGCGATCGCGCGGGCTGTTCTCGTACATGATCTGGTTCAGCTCGCGCAGCACCTCGCCTGGCGGCAGCGCGCGCCGCACGATGCTGCGGAAGGAGGCCTGCAGCGCGGCCATCAGCATCGCCGCGGGAATGCCCTTGCCCGACACGTCGCCGATGACGAAGTAGAGCTCCTGCTCCGTCTCGTGCCAGTCGTAGTAGTCGCCCCCCACCTGGCGGCTGGGCCGGCTGTGGCCGGGCAGGCGCAGGCCGGGCAGGCGCGGCTTCTCCTTCGGCAGCAGGCCCGACTGGATGCGGAAGGCGAGCTGCATCTCCTCCTCGATGAGGCGCTTGTCGAGCAGCTCGCCGAGCAGGGCGAGATTGCGCAGGGCCGAGGTCAGCTGCGCGCCGAGCAGGATGAGGTGCTCGCGCTCGGCGCCGCGCAGGCTGCCGCCGCCCTCGCGCGGGCCGAGCAGCAGCAGGCCGCGGCAGCCGCCCTCGTCGACCAGGGCGAGCACCTGGTCCCAGACCGGAGACTCCGGCGGCTCGGGCAGCGCGTTGCGCCGCGACCAGGCGCGGAACTCCCGCCAGTGCAGGGGCTCGACGAGCAGGCGTAAGTGCTCGTGGTGGGCCGCCAGATCGCGGAACCACTGCGGATCGGGCGCCGCGCCCTCCGCGCGCGGGCACTGCCAGACCAGAAGCCGGCTGCGGTCGACGTGGAAGACGTCCAGCAACACGGGCGAGAGTGCGGCCTCCACCTCCTCGAGCTGGCCGACGTCGCCCAGGCGGGCGCCGAGCCGGCGCAGGGCGTCGCGCCGGGGATCGCCGCTGTGGCCGAAGAAGCGGCGATCGAGGACATCCTCGATCCGCGTCAGGAGCGGCTGGAAGAGGATGATCGCGAAGACGGTCAGCCCCGCCTCGAAGAGCGCGCCAAGGGTCCCGAGATAGGCCGTGAAGAGAGCCTGGAAGCGGCTGAGCAGGAACAGATAGAGCAGCGCGAGCAGCAGCGAGACGGCCACGTCGAGCACGCCGCGGCGGGCGAGCAGCCGGATGCGCAGGAAGCGGTGGCGGATCGCCGCGTAGGCGACCACTGCGCTCGAGAGGATCATCGAGGCCGCCAGCAGGTGCGGCTTG carries:
- a CDS encoding PP2C family protein-serine/threonine phosphatase, coding for MAPETFLPVIYFVAGALMLVWGLGLLRRFGGEQLHRVVAFMLFFGGIAPILAGVGLVQPKSDQGEIVLLGGFLDRFSYTWEFFFPTLLLFSLVFPRRRAILDRFRALPVLLYLPHVVHLLLILSVRRVAPSAFLGPVQETASRFGGQLSALDTIWSLGVSLHSLLFPGVNLLMGLTPLVLLARSEDLRRGVNLRRQRLLLSLGFALPLTGYLLAEALPIFLGGQPSATLKPHLLAASMILSSAVVAYAAIRHRFLRIRLLARRGVLDVAVSLLLALLYLFLLSRFQALFTAYLGTLGALFEAGLTVFAIILFQPLLTRIEDVLDRRFFGHSGDPRRDALRRLGARLGDVGQLEEVEAALSPVLLDVFHVDRSRLLVWQCPRAEGAAPDPQWFRDLAAHHEHLRLLVEPLHWREFRAWSRRNALPEPPESPVWDQVLALVDEGGCRGLLLLGPREGGGSLRGAEREHLILLGAQLTSALRNLALLGELLDKRLIEEEMQLAFRIQSGLLPKEKPRLPGLRLPGHSRPSRQVGGDYYDWHETEQELYFVIGDVSGKGIPAAMLMAALQASFRSIVRRALPPGEVLRELNQIMYENSPRDRFITLWLGRLRCAAGQLEYASAGHPAPLLTRASGVTVPLQEGGVVLGAFPGLPFATYSIPFGAGDRLVCFTDGVSETENETGEQYSDNRLAESLGKLNGDPEAVIAALLADIARFSARGEPEDDCTLLVLQGCPPTAVSLIASESSGRAG